Proteins encoded together in one Halalkaliarchaeum sp. AArc-CO window:
- a CDS encoding ASKHA domain-containing protein: MAQEPVVSFSPWEVNVETESGRTLLEVADGMNGRIEALCGGNGLCGTCAVQVTDGADNLSPMTDEERTVLSEEQLADGYRLGCRAVVDGDVSVHVPASSRSEGEIVMTEGVEMDVDLAPHVRLYRLEFDAPTLEDNIADRERVLAALERDYGIDVTEVDRLAMTDLPSRIRERADDGTLQCTAIVYDREELLSVVPGTSLSAYGLAVDIGTTTLAVYLIDLKSGEIVSVSSQINPQSRHGGDIISRVQHSQKPDGREELQSEIVEAVNESIAEVTEEADVATEEIYDAVFVGNTAMHHLFLGIDASAVAANPYVPAMQSSTAVKARELGLDIHRSSYLSWLPIIGGWVGPDFVADILAAGLLDRSDTVVCIDIGTNGEIAVYDGEQAWVASAPAGPALEGAEISHGMRAKPGAIEAVSLDPETWDPTLEVIDDEKPIGICGSGIVDVVAQLFLVGAINRRGRLVDPENGRGRIRETDGGDREFVLVEADASGNGSSIVVSQEDIRDIQNAKAAIQTGTSVLLSEAGIEDVDRLVMAGGFGNYLDPESAKLLGMYPRVDADRVEFLGNAAGHGAIYALLDGDARAEAERIVEEVDYVELAAWDGFHDEFMEAMYLPHRNLEAYPEVKARLADVDADRSL, encoded by the coding sequence ATGGCACAAGAGCCTGTCGTGTCTTTCAGCCCGTGGGAAGTCAACGTCGAGACAGAATCCGGCCGAACACTGCTGGAAGTCGCAGACGGGATGAACGGACGAATCGAGGCTCTCTGTGGGGGTAACGGATTGTGTGGAACGTGTGCGGTACAGGTAACTGACGGTGCCGACAACCTCTCACCGATGACCGACGAGGAGCGAACGGTTCTGTCGGAAGAACAGTTGGCGGACGGGTATCGACTGGGCTGTCGTGCGGTAGTAGACGGTGACGTCTCGGTTCACGTCCCGGCGTCTTCACGAAGTGAGGGAGAGATCGTGATGACCGAGGGCGTAGAGATGGACGTCGATCTCGCTCCTCACGTCCGTCTGTACCGTCTGGAATTCGACGCGCCGACTCTGGAAGACAACATTGCGGATCGCGAACGCGTCCTCGCAGCACTCGAACGTGACTACGGGATCGACGTCACGGAGGTGGATCGCCTCGCGATGACGGATCTCCCGTCTCGAATCCGCGAACGAGCGGACGACGGGACCCTCCAGTGTACCGCCATCGTGTACGACCGGGAGGAGCTGCTCTCGGTCGTCCCCGGGACTTCTCTGTCCGCATACGGGCTGGCGGTCGACATCGGCACGACGACCCTTGCGGTGTATCTAATCGACCTCAAGAGCGGCGAAATCGTGAGCGTCAGTTCTCAGATCAATCCTCAGAGCAGACACGGCGGCGACATCATCAGTCGTGTTCAGCACTCCCAGAAGCCGGACGGACGGGAAGAACTACAGTCGGAAATCGTCGAGGCAGTAAACGAGAGCATTGCCGAGGTGACCGAGGAGGCGGACGTCGCAACCGAGGAGATCTACGACGCCGTATTCGTCGGGAACACCGCGATGCATCACCTGTTTCTCGGCATCGACGCGAGCGCGGTCGCGGCCAACCCATACGTGCCAGCGATGCAGTCGTCGACGGCAGTGAAAGCTCGGGAGTTAGGTCTCGATATCCACCGGTCGTCGTATCTGTCATGGCTTCCGATCATCGGCGGCTGGGTAGGTCCCGACTTCGTCGCGGACATCCTCGCTGCGGGACTGCTCGATCGGTCCGACACTGTGGTCTGTATCGACATCGGCACGAACGGCGAGATCGCGGTCTATGACGGCGAGCAGGCGTGGGTAGCCTCGGCTCCGGCCGGGCCAGCACTCGAAGGAGCGGAGATCTCTCACGGAATGCGAGCCAAACCCGGAGCGATCGAGGCGGTGTCACTCGACCCCGAAACCTGGGACCCCACTCTCGAGGTCATCGACGACGAGAAGCCGATCGGGATCTGTGGATCCGGGATCGTCGATGTCGTCGCCCAGCTGTTCCTCGTTGGGGCGATCAACCGTCGGGGACGCCTGGTCGATCCCGAGAACGGGCGTGGTCGCATCAGAGAGACGGACGGGGGCGACCGGGAGTTCGTCCTCGTCGAGGCCGACGCGTCGGGCAACGGATCCTCGATCGTGGTCTCCCAGGAGGACATCCGCGACATCCAGAACGCCAAGGCGGCCATCCAGACCGGCACGAGTGTTCTGCTTTCGGAGGCGGGAATCGAAGACGTCGATCGGCTGGTGATGGCCGGAGGCTTCGGCAACTATCTCGATCCCGAGTCTGCGAAGCTGCTCGGAATGTACCCACGGGTCGATGCGGATCGGGTGGAGTTCCTGGGTAACGCCGCCGGTCACGGAGCGATCTACGCCCTGCTCGACGGCGACGCCAGAGCCGAAGCCGAACGGATCGTCGAGGAGGTCGACTACGTCGAACTCGCCGCCTGGGACGGGTTCCACGACGAGTTCATGGAAGCGATGTATCTCCCCCACCGGAACCTGGAGGCGTATCCCGAGGTGAAAGCCAGACTCGCTGACGTCGACGCCGATCGCTCCCTGTGA
- a CDS encoding uroporphyrinogen decarboxylase family protein: protein MKPEHDVTLENWENGVGIDFEDEAARDAYRERTGRFAAAIRGEEPDRIPTALSATFYPVFHAGITPETAMNDAAALAAALEETVYDLEPDCHQLSAALLPSAKMLEMLDYNLYAWPGDGASPDTGYQALEKEYMGPDDYEQLLQDPTDFWLRHYIPEIVGALEPFRKLPHFTDLVEIPSIHFMAIPFGLPDVQEALETLMDAGEEALRWQEIVGGTVEEVIRSGYPRSFGGFTKAPYDTLGDTLRGTKGIAMDLKRQPDVLEEAVDSLTPTMIEMGIRSAQAAGNPLVFIPLHKGADGFMSDEEFRTFYWPQLRDVIDALTDAGLVPWLFAEGSYDDRLEAIADQPDGNVVWQFDRTDMRDAKEALGDRAAIAGNVHSSLLNTKEPEDVDAYCRELIEDVGPDGFILAPGVAMDEAKPENVRAMIEAPRKYC, encoded by the coding sequence ATGAAACCGGAACACGACGTCACACTGGAGAACTGGGAGAACGGAGTGGGAATCGACTTCGAGGACGAGGCGGCACGGGACGCCTACCGGGAACGCACGGGCCGGTTCGCGGCCGCCATTCGGGGCGAAGAGCCGGATCGGATCCCCACTGCGCTCAGCGCCACCTTCTATCCGGTGTTTCATGCGGGGATCACGCCTGAAACAGCGATGAACGACGCGGCAGCGCTCGCCGCTGCGCTCGAGGAGACAGTGTACGATCTCGAGCCCGACTGCCACCAGCTGTCGGCCGCGTTGCTCCCGTCAGCGAAGATGCTCGAGATGCTGGATTACAACCTGTACGCCTGGCCGGGGGACGGCGCGTCCCCCGATACGGGATATCAGGCGCTCGAAAAGGAATACATGGGTCCGGACGACTACGAACAGCTCCTTCAGGATCCGACCGACTTCTGGCTACGCCACTACATCCCGGAAATCGTCGGTGCGCTCGAACCGTTCCGGAAGCTACCACACTTCACCGATCTCGTCGAGATTCCGAGCATTCACTTCATGGCGATCCCGTTCGGATTGCCCGACGTCCAGGAGGCCCTCGAGACGCTCATGGACGCCGGCGAGGAGGCGCTTCGATGGCAAGAGATCGTCGGCGGAACCGTCGAGGAGGTCATTCGATCCGGGTATCCCCGGTCGTTCGGTGGCTTCACCAAAGCACCCTACGACACTCTCGGGGATACACTTCGGGGAACAAAAGGGATCGCGATGGACCTCAAGCGGCAACCCGACGTGCTCGAGGAAGCCGTCGACAGTCTCACCCCGACGATGATCGAGATGGGGATCCGCTCGGCGCAGGCCGCCGGGAATCCGTTGGTGTTTATTCCCCTGCACAAGGGGGCCGACGGGTTCATGTCGGACGAGGAGTTCCGGACGTTCTACTGGCCGCAGCTCCGGGATGTGATCGACGCACTCACCGACGCCGGACTCGTCCCCTGGCTGTTCGCGGAGGGGAGCTACGACGACCGACTCGAGGCGATCGCCGATCAGCCGGACGGGAACGTCGTCTGGCAGTTCGACCGGACCGACATGCGCGACGCGAAGGAGGCGCTTGGCGACCGGGCAGCGATCGCGGGCAACGTCCACAGCTCGCTTCTCAACACCAAAGAGCCGGAGGACGTCGACGCATACTGTCGTGAACTCATCGAAGACGTCGGCCCCGACGGGTTCATCCTGGCGCCCGGCGTCGCGATGGACGAGGCGAAGCCAGAAAACGTGCGGGCGATGATCGAGGCACCCAGAAAGTACTGTTAG
- a CDS encoding uroporphyrinogen decarboxylase family protein, translated as MVSLESWASGEGIEFESEEAEEAYKARAGRMKTAIERGEPDRVPVQVRAGYLAGHFADVTFEELMYDGEKAKRAYREFIDAFDPDNNPVMPIPSGKIFDILDYKLYNWPGDGLEEDVAYQAVEDEYLKPDEYDDIIENPDAYFLRKYLPRVFGEAEGLSKIPQLATASELPFANAMMLSFGDPEVQSALDTLKEAGDEAVRWQMEVGSVSGEANAKGYPSASGGYAKAPFDMIGDTLRGTRKTMIDMRKRPEKLKQASEALVPMMTDLAVGGPKSTGVPIVMFVLHKGADSFMSKDDFREFYWPTLKEVMEGVLEEGYVPWMFAEGSYDDRLEILADDHPEGGNVVWHFDQTDIRRAKDVLGDQAAVAGNVPTGVLKTGSPEKVTEYCEGLIEDVGPDGFILTPGATVYRAPAENIHALVDSVK; from the coding sequence ATGGTAAGCCTCGAGTCGTGGGCATCAGGCGAAGGTATCGAATTCGAGAGCGAAGAGGCCGAGGAAGCGTACAAGGCCCGTGCTGGCCGCATGAAGACCGCGATCGAACGTGGGGAACCGGATCGGGTTCCGGTGCAGGTCAGGGCCGGCTACCTCGCGGGCCACTTCGCGGACGTCACGTTCGAAGAGCTCATGTACGACGGCGAAAAGGCGAAACGCGCCTATCGAGAGTTCATCGACGCGTTCGACCCGGACAACAATCCGGTGATGCCGATCCCGTCGGGGAAGATCTTCGACATCCTCGATTACAAGCTGTACAACTGGCCGGGTGACGGTCTGGAGGAAGACGTCGCCTACCAGGCGGTCGAAGACGAGTATCTCAAGCCCGACGAGTACGACGACATCATCGAGAACCCTGACGCGTACTTCCTCCGCAAGTATCTCCCGCGCGTGTTCGGGGAGGCGGAAGGGCTCTCGAAGATCCCACAGCTCGCGACCGCGTCGGAACTCCCGTTCGCGAACGCGATGATGCTGTCGTTCGGGGACCCGGAGGTCCAGAGCGCGCTGGACACGCTGAAGGAAGCCGGCGACGAAGCCGTCCGGTGGCAGATGGAGGTCGGCTCCGTGTCGGGAGAGGCAAACGCGAAGGGGTATCCCTCGGCCTCCGGGGGGTACGCGAAGGCACCGTTCGACATGATCGGCGACACCCTCCGTGGCACCCGAAAGACGATGATCGACATGCGCAAGCGACCCGAAAAACTCAAACAGGCATCGGAGGCGCTCGTTCCGATGATGACCGACCTCGCAGTCGGCGGGCCGAAATCGACCGGCGTTCCCATCGTCATGTTCGTGCTCCACAAGGGTGCCGACTCGTTCATGTCGAAAGACGACTTCCGGGAGTTCTACTGGCCAACTCTGAAGGAAGTGATGGAAGGCGTACTCGAGGAGGGGTACGTCCCGTGGATGTTCGCGGAAGGGAGCTACGACGACCGGCTGGAGATCCTCGCCGACGACCATCCCGAGGGCGGAAACGTCGTCTGGCACTTCGATCAGACAGATATCCGTCGCGCGAAGGACGTGCTCGGGGATCAGGCGGCCGTCGCCGGCAACGTTCCCACTGGCGTCCTGAAGACCGGCTCGCCCGAGAAGGTCACGGAGTACTGTGAGGGGCTTATCGAGGACGTCGGCCCCGACGGCTTCATCCTCACCCCCGGTGCGACCGTCTACCGGGCGCCCGCGGAGAACATCCACGCGCTGGTCGACTCCGTGAAGTAG
- a CDS encoding MFS transporter has product MRFILAYLGIWSLFYPYLQNVYGLDTVAPLAAGASAVGVGVMVIGPPIAGTILDYLETPKIPFAIAAASFFVGMLLLASMFAIDSWAEAQWFYYAGSFLTGIGVGMTAGTAVPTLSRWYRGDRMGRAMGIINMGDPLGRVALAPIVAGLIAYIGFGYDLFLLIGIVGAAVVVIVGVVLWRNPTQEEIDSGVLSASLDDEDDDGADDGETDEAMSSDAASEEDSGAEDDGEDRIEEEGVTIGEAVKMKEFWILYFAMMGAAFSYMGLLQNISTIMIEGLTIGGYSEAYVADWLVPTFLSLTGLLTAVGAYVWGDLMDRLGGPWRTLPFIYGIPAVLIGVFYFGYTNLYLILGVGAVMFFFFGGEPAVHYAAVPHLFGRKNIGMVMSYINAFSVGTGIVLGPTVMAYINDLWGGYALALALAVALRLLSTGLSLYGLRVSKAKGK; this is encoded by the coding sequence TTGCGATTCATACTGGCGTATCTCGGGATCTGGTCACTGTTTTATCCGTATCTACAGAACGTTTACGGGCTAGATACGGTCGCACCTCTCGCGGCGGGTGCCTCCGCCGTCGGTGTCGGTGTGATGGTGATCGGGCCGCCGATCGCTGGAACGATCCTGGATTACCTGGAAACGCCGAAAATTCCGTTTGCGATCGCGGCTGCGTCGTTCTTCGTCGGGATGTTGCTGCTCGCGTCGATGTTCGCGATCGACAGCTGGGCGGAGGCGCAGTGGTTCTACTACGCGGGTAGCTTCCTCACCGGTATCGGGGTGGGAATGACCGCTGGAACCGCAGTTCCCACACTGTCGAGGTGGTACCGGGGCGACAGAATGGGTCGGGCAATGGGTATCATCAACATGGGCGACCCGCTGGGACGCGTTGCCCTCGCGCCGATCGTTGCGGGCCTGATCGCTTACATTGGGTTCGGCTACGACCTGTTCCTGCTGATCGGTATCGTCGGTGCGGCCGTGGTCGTCATCGTCGGCGTCGTACTGTGGCGGAACCCGACCCAAGAGGAGATCGATTCCGGTGTGCTTTCGGCGTCTCTCGACGACGAGGACGACGACGGGGCCGATGACGGGGAAACCGACGAGGCGATGTCCTCGGACGCGGCTTCCGAAGAGGATTCCGGAGCGGAAGACGACGGTGAAGACCGGATCGAAGAGGAGGGGGTTACGATCGGGGAGGCGGTGAAGATGAAGGAGTTCTGGATCCTCTACTTCGCAATGATGGGCGCGGCCTTCTCGTACATGGGCCTGCTCCAGAACATCTCCACGATCATGATCGAGGGACTGACCATCGGTGGGTACAGTGAAGCGTACGTTGCCGATTGGCTAGTTCCGACCTTCCTGTCGCTCACTGGGCTGCTCACTGCGGTCGGTGCGTACGTCTGGGGCGACCTGATGGACCGGCTCGGCGGCCCCTGGCGGACGCTCCCGTTCATTTACGGTATCCCTGCGGTGCTGATCGGGGTGTTCTACTTCGGTTACACGAACCTGTATCTCATTCTCGGTGTCGGTGCAGTGATGTTCTTCTTCTTCGGCGGCGAACCTGCTGTCCATTACGCCGCGGTTCCACATCTGTTCGGCCGGAAGAACATCGGCATGGTGATGAGCTACATCAACGCCTTCTCCGTCGGGACCGGGATCGTGCTCGGCCCGACCGTGATGGCGTACATCAACGACCTCTGGGGAGGATACGCGCTCGCACTCGCGCTCGCAGTCGCGTTGCGGCTCCTCTCTACTGGGCTGTCGTTGTACGGACTCCGAGTCAGCAAGGCGAAGGGCAAGTAA
- a CDS encoding dihydropteroate synthase translates to MSLQTTVQGAGDPITLDRTEQVHLIGERINPRPDSDLAAALSEGNMEPVRELAVEQVENGADLIDVNVDADGVDKDEILPKAVETVADAVDVPIVIDTNYEDADALEEALQVCPGKPVVNSVNGEQESLETILPLVAEYETAVIGLTMDDDGIPNDAETRFQIAETILARAAEHDIPEEDVIVDCAALPLSTDSEAGRVTLDTMEKVRDELGNNITLGLSNVSFELPNRELINNVFFAMAVNAGLNVPIIHAESAKETALVADLAMGRDDYATRYLGYYRGR, encoded by the coding sequence ATGTCACTACAGACAACCGTACAAGGTGCCGGCGACCCGATCACTCTCGACCGAACCGAACAGGTTCATCTCATCGGCGAACGCATCAATCCGCGACCGGATTCCGATCTGGCTGCGGCGCTTTCCGAGGGGAACATGGAGCCGGTACGCGAACTGGCAGTGGAACAGGTCGAAAACGGTGCAGACCTGATCGACGTCAACGTCGACGCCGACGGGGTAGACAAAGACGAAATCCTCCCGAAGGCGGTCGAAACCGTTGCGGACGCGGTGGACGTGCCGATCGTGATCGACACGAACTACGAGGACGCCGACGCCCTCGAGGAGGCGCTCCAGGTTTGTCCCGGTAAACCAGTCGTCAATTCGGTCAACGGTGAACAGGAGTCGCTCGAAACGATCCTTCCGCTCGTAGCCGAGTACGAGACGGCTGTTATCGGCCTGACGATGGACGACGACGGGATCCCGAACGACGCGGAAACGAGGTTCCAGATCGCCGAAACGATTCTCGCACGCGCGGCCGAACACGATATTCCTGAAGAGGACGTGATCGTCGACTGTGCGGCGCTTCCGCTGTCTACCGATTCGGAGGCCGGTCGCGTCACTCTCGACACCATGGAGAAAGTCCGCGACGAACTGGGCAACAACATCACGCTCGGTCTGAGCAACGTCTCCTTCGAACTCCCCAACAGGGAACTGATCAACAACGTCTTCTTCGCGATGGCGGTCAACGCCGGACTGAACGTGCCGATCATTCACGCCGAATCCGCGAAGGAAACCGCGCTGGTCGCCGACCTCGCGATGGGTCGCGACGACTACGCGACGCGGTATCTCGGCTATTACCGCGGCCGATAG
- a CDS encoding cobalamin-dependent protein (Presence of a B(12) (cobalamin)-binding domain implies dependence on cobalamin itself, in one of its several forms, or in some unusual lineages, dependence on a cobalamin-like analog.) has translation MSDEFVQALADLEEEKAVEMAEERLEAGEDPLDILDDLKAGMAIVGDRYEAEDYFIPDLMYAGDIIEQVSEILQTEMPDADEEDPVGVVVLGTVKDDIHDIGKDLVYFMFDLNGFEVHDLGIDVPVQDFVDAVEEHDPDILALSGFLTAAFDSMQETVDALEEAGLIEEHNEDGLREGVKVMIGGGQITDDVCEYVGADGYETDAPGGVNLAKEWLDA, from the coding sequence ATGTCAGACGAATTTGTGCAAGCGCTGGCTGATCTCGAGGAGGAGAAAGCAGTAGAAATGGCCGAAGAACGTCTGGAGGCCGGCGAAGACCCGCTCGATATCCTCGACGATCTGAAGGCGGGAATGGCGATCGTCGGCGACCGGTACGAGGCGGAAGACTACTTCATACCCGACCTCATGTACGCGGGCGACATCATCGAGCAGGTATCCGAGATCCTCCAGACAGAGATGCCCGACGCCGACGAGGAAGATCCGGTTGGCGTCGTCGTCCTGGGCACCGTCAAGGACGACATCCACGACATCGGGAAGGACCTCGTGTACTTCATGTTCGATCTGAACGGGTTCGAAGTCCACGACCTGGGGATCGACGTCCCCGTGCAGGACTTCGTCGACGCCGTCGAGGAGCACGATCCCGACATCCTCGCGTTGAGTGGATTCCTGACCGCGGCGTTCGACTCGATGCAGGAGACCGTCGACGCGCTCGAGGAGGCGGGACTCATCGAGGAACACAACGAGGACGGGCTTCGAGAAGGAGTGAAAGTGATGATCGGCGGCGGACAGATCACCGACGACGTCTGCGAGTACGTGGGAGCTGACGGCTACGAAACCGACGCACCGGGCGGCGTCAATCTGGCGAAAGAGTGGCTCGATGCGTGA
- a CDS encoding DUF1638 domain-containing protein has protein sequence MLGIVACETLYDELRRSAPDAVIELIPQWYHEFPIHAPESERIHDAIQERIRTLEEAGVDEILVLYHDPDGVAGIRTSDVPLYVHHGGDCIELFLTDRPKGPHGERKAAGTYYLTRGWIDVGLDCYKVYKAYAGELDEVTDRFEEAMERHPDLRVTWPRSERIEQATARSESMRTPPETLVRDVVSCYHHVVLLDTGNLYPFHQKYAEEFCEFVAEVGGDDSPSASVSLSVMNGDHLRLEQILDTPDTARDVERYAAGTPVPEPTKAAPLSESLAE, from the coding sequence ATGCTCGGTATCGTCGCCTGTGAAACGCTGTATGACGAACTTCGGCGGTCGGCTCCCGACGCCGTGATCGAACTGATCCCCCAGTGGTACCACGAGTTTCCGATTCACGCTCCCGAATCGGAACGGATACACGACGCGATCCAAGAGCGAATCCGGACACTCGAGGAGGCGGGAGTCGACGAAATCCTGGTGTTGTATCACGATCCCGATGGCGTTGCCGGGATTCGAACCTCCGACGTGCCCCTGTACGTCCATCACGGCGGCGATTGCATCGAACTATTTCTCACCGATCGTCCGAAGGGCCCTCACGGGGAACGGAAGGCTGCGGGAACGTACTACCTGACCAGGGGCTGGATCGACGTGGGACTGGACTGTTATAAAGTGTACAAGGCGTACGCGGGCGAGCTCGACGAGGTAACCGATCGATTCGAGGAGGCAATGGAGAGACATCCGGACCTGCGCGTGACCTGGCCCCGAAGCGAACGGATCGAACAGGCCACGGCACGGAGCGAGAGCATGCGAACTCCTCCGGAAACACTCGTCCGTGACGTCGTCAGCTGCTATCACCACGTCGTGCTTCTGGATACGGGGAACCTCTACCCGTTCCATCAAAAGTATGCCGAGGAGTTTTGCGAGTTCGTCGCCGAAGTCGGCGGCGACGATTCCCCGTCGGCAAGCGTCTCCCTTTCGGTGATGAACGGCGATCACCTTCGTCTCGAACAGATCCTCGATACCCCAGACACGGCTCGCGACGTGGAACGGTACGCGGCTGGAACGCCCGTCCCGGAGCCGACGAAGGCGGCTCCGCTCTCCGAATCGCTCGCCGAGTGA
- a CDS encoding IclR family transcriptional regulator: MSRNGIRAIDRMFDIVEHIQYVDGAGVSKLAEDLGMAKSTIHSHLSTLERRGYVVQDEDNSYHLSLRFFVLGGIVREKRTAYRHVRPLLKEIAEETGESVTYVVESDGKMVFMGNERGEEGIQTDIHAGFCTELHTTPEGKLILAHLPEEKRSRLLDQIKFPLKNRIGRASLTAELERIREDGFAYGRESIVESVGTVAAPIVDNQDRFHGAVVVAAPSLRFDDERVEEIAEILQYKIGKLNINITYQDLTYRIESDIKTR; the protein is encoded by the coding sequence ATGAGCCGAAACGGGATCCGGGCGATCGATCGTATGTTCGATATCGTCGAACACATTCAATACGTCGACGGTGCAGGCGTGTCGAAACTCGCGGAGGATCTGGGGATGGCAAAGAGCACGATCCACTCTCATCTTTCGACGCTCGAACGTCGCGGCTACGTCGTCCAGGACGAGGACAACAGCTATCACCTGAGTCTCCGATTCTTCGTACTGGGCGGTATCGTCCGCGAAAAGCGCACCGCGTACCGGCACGTGCGGCCACTCCTGAAGGAGATCGCCGAGGAGACCGGGGAGAGCGTGACTTACGTCGTCGAATCGGACGGGAAGATGGTCTTCATGGGAAACGAACGGGGCGAAGAAGGAATTCAGACCGACATCCACGCCGGGTTCTGTACCGAGCTCCATACGACTCCCGAAGGAAAGCTCATCCTGGCACATCTCCCCGAAGAGAAACGATCGCGACTCCTCGACCAGATCAAATTCCCGCTCAAAAACAGGATCGGACGAGCCTCGCTCACCGCCGAACTGGAACGGATTCGGGAGGACGGCTTCGCGTACGGGCGCGAGTCGATCGTCGAAAGCGTCGGCACTGTCGCGGCACCGATCGTGGACAACCAGGACCGGTTTCACGGCGCCGTCGTCGTCGCTGCACCGTCTCTCAGATTCGACGACGAACGCGTCGAAGAGATCGCCGAGATACTGCAGTACAAGATCGGGAAACTGAACATCAACATCACCTACCAGGACCTGACGTACCGAATCGAGAGCGACATCAAAACCCGGTGA